Proteins encoded by one window of Sediminicoccus rosea:
- a CDS encoding D-alanyl-D-alanine carboxypeptidase family protein: protein MIGASAGLGLAAPALAQNRPPAQPQRQQPARPAGPPSSPAQSPIGPVDTIARSVLLVDFETGATLLNKQADERMPPASMSKLMTMYAVFDQVKSGRLRMDQSLTVSEAAWRMGGSKMFLERGSTATVEELSRGVIIQSGNDACVVFAEHISGSERAFAEMITTMGRQIGLTSSTFRNATGWPDPEHRMTARDLATLARRIIVDHPEFYRFYSERSFRWNNITQENRNPLLGRVAGADGLKTGHTEEAGYGLTASVRRGERRLILVVGGLPTMRARGEEAERLMEWGFREFDNVVLFRAADTIEEVPVHLGERRTVPLIGGREVVATVPRGWRDSLQARIRFEAPVPAPVVKGQELGRLEISGRGVPPMALPLYAGADVERLGLLARIPAVIGRMMGGGT, encoded by the coding sequence ATGATCGGGGCCTCCGCCGGGCTCGGGCTTGCCGCCCCGGCCCTCGCGCAGAACCGCCCCCCCGCCCAGCCGCAACGCCAGCAGCCCGCCCGCCCGGCCGGACCGCCGAGTTCACCGGCGCAATCGCCCATCGGCCCGGTGGACACCATCGCGCGCTCGGTCCTGCTGGTGGATTTCGAGACCGGGGCCACGCTGCTGAACAAGCAGGCGGATGAGCGCATGCCGCCCGCCTCCATGTCCAAGCTCATGACGATGTATGCGGTCTTCGATCAGGTGAAGTCGGGCCGGCTGCGAATGGACCAGTCGCTCACGGTGAGCGAGGCCGCCTGGCGCATGGGCGGCTCCAAGATGTTCCTGGAGCGCGGCAGCACGGCCACGGTGGAGGAACTCTCCCGCGGGGTCATCATCCAGTCGGGCAATGACGCCTGCGTGGTCTTCGCCGAGCACATCTCCGGCTCCGAGCGCGCCTTCGCGGAGATGATCACGACGATGGGCCGGCAGATCGGCCTGACCTCCAGCACCTTCCGCAACGCGACCGGCTGGCCCGACCCCGAGCACCGGATGACCGCGCGGGACCTTGCCACGCTGGCCCGGCGGATCATCGTGGACCATCCGGAATTCTACCGCTTCTACAGCGAGCGCAGCTTCCGTTGGAACAACATCACGCAGGAGAACCGCAACCCGCTGCTGGGCCGCGTCGCCGGCGCCGATGGGTTGAAGACCGGCCATACGGAGGAGGCGGGCTACGGCCTGACCGCCAGCGTCCGGCGTGGCGAGCGTCGGCTGATCCTCGTCGTCGGCGGCCTGCCCACCATGCGGGCGCGCGGCGAGGAGGCGGAGCGCCTCATGGAATGGGGCTTCCGCGAGTTCGACAATGTCGTCCTGTTCCGCGCGGCCGACACGATCGAGGAGGTGCCCGTCCATCTGGGCGAGCGCCGCACCGTGCCGCTGATCGGCGGGCGCGAGGTGGTGGCGACCGTCCCGCGCGGCTGGCGGGACAGCCTGCAGGCGCGCATCCGCTTCGAAGCGCCGGTGCCGGCCCCGGTGGTGAAGGGGCAAGAACTGGGCCGCCTCGAAATCTCGGGGCGCGGCGTGC
- a CDS encoding septal ring lytic transglycosylase RlpA family protein, whose protein sequence is MRLLILGLLVLAGCAAPPQPQPRYFLGEPYRAGGLWAYPKEEFALDESGIAAIMPRAEGLTANGEVRDANGMVAAHRTLQLPAIVTVTNLDNGRSLRLRVNDRGPSQAGRVIAVSPRAAQLLGAAGPFRARIVLDGNASRAAIEGLAGQAAPLPIATAPVGRVERESLAPPEGARGAAQVAPAAARTMAEAAGPTAREPERLPEQVIPGVPNPGRIWLEAGRFFRRDLAQAQAARIGGRAEPFGPPGRQQQWRVRSGPYSSIAEADAALARAIAMGQPDLRLAVE, encoded by the coding sequence GTGAGGCTTTTAATCCTTGGGCTTTTGGTCCTGGCTGGCTGTGCGGCCCCGCCGCAGCCCCAGCCGAGATACTTCCTGGGCGAGCCCTACCGCGCCGGTGGCCTCTGGGCCTACCCCAAGGAGGAATTCGCGCTCGATGAGAGCGGCATCGCCGCCATCATGCCCCGCGCCGAGGGGCTGACCGCCAATGGCGAGGTGCGGGACGCCAACGGCATGGTCGCCGCGCACCGGACGCTTCAACTGCCCGCCATCGTCACCGTCACCAACCTCGACAATGGCCGCTCGCTCCGCCTTCGGGTGAATGACCGCGGACCGAGCCAGGCGGGGCGGGTCATCGCCGTCTCGCCGCGGGCGGCGCAGCTTCTGGGGGCGGCAGGGCCGTTCCGCGCGCGCATCGTGCTGGACGGCAACGCCTCCCGCGCGGCGATCGAGGGGCTGGCGGGCCAGGCGGCGCCGCTGCCCATCGCGACGGCGCCGGTCGGCCGGGTGGAGCGCGAATCGCTCGCCCCGCCCGAGGGCGCGCGCGGCGCAGCGCAAGTCGCCCCGGCCGCGGCCCGCACCATGGCCGAGGCCGCCGGCCCGACCGCGCGTGAGCCCGAGCGCCTGCCGGAGCAGGTGATACCGGGCGTGCCCAATCCCGGCCGGATCTGGCTGGAGGCAGGGCGATTCTTCCGCCGCGACCTGGCCCAGGCCCAGGCGGCGCGCATCGGCGGCCGCGCGGAACCCTTCGGCCCGCCCGGGCGGCAGCAGCAATGGCGCGTGCGCTCCGGGCCCTATTCCAGCATCGCCGAGGCGGATGCGGCGCTCGCCCGCGCCATCGCCATGGGCCAGCCCGACCTGCGGCTTGCGGTGGAATAG
- a CDS encoding lytic murein transglycosylase — translation MLKRRVLPAGFLALLGSPALARNARGQGSFEAFLDGVRAEARRGGVRPATLNRALSGLRPNERVLELDRRQAEFTQTWPQYRDARLSPTRVEAGRRAYAENRTLLEGIQSRFRVSARVIVAIWGMETNYGGFTGNFNVIEALATLAWEGRRAAFFRAELLAALRILDAGNVSFERMRGSHAGAMGHPQFMPTSFERLAVDFDGDGRRDIWDSKADALGSIANYLARNGWREGEVWGFEVLLPRGFDTALADHRQPRAMAEWARMGVVRASGGGLPGSPGDWAIVIPGLSRGDDQAFVVGANFMAIRRYNPSNFYATAVGLLSDRVA, via the coding sequence ATGTTGAAGCGTCGTGTCCTGCCCGCTGGATTCTTGGCACTCCTGGGCTCCCCGGCCCTGGCCCGCAACGCAAGGGGGCAGGGGAGCTTCGAGGCCTTCCTCGATGGCGTCCGCGCCGAGGCACGCCGCGGCGGCGTGCGGCCGGCCACGCTGAACCGGGCCCTGAGCGGCCTGCGCCCCAATGAGCGCGTGCTGGAATTGGACCGCCGACAGGCCGAATTCACCCAGACCTGGCCGCAATACCGCGATGCACGCCTCTCTCCCACGCGGGTCGAGGCCGGGCGCCGCGCCTATGCCGAGAACCGGACCCTGCTGGAGGGCATCCAGTCCCGCTTCCGGGTGAGTGCGCGCGTCATCGTCGCCATCTGGGGGATGGAGACGAACTACGGCGGGTTCACCGGCAATTTCAACGTGATCGAGGCGCTCGCCACGCTGGCCTGGGAAGGCCGACGGGCCGCTTTCTTCCGGGCGGAACTGCTGGCGGCGCTGCGCATCCTCGATGCCGGCAATGTCAGCTTCGAGCGGATGCGCGGCAGCCATGCCGGCGCCATGGGCCACCCGCAATTCATGCCGACCAGCTTCGAACGCCTCGCCGTTGATTTCGACGGCGACGGACGGCGGGACATCTGGGACAGCAAGGCCGATGCGCTCGGCTCCATCGCCAACTACCTGGCCCGCAACGGCTGGCGGGAAGGGGAGGTCTGGGGCTTCGAGGTGCTGCTGCCGCGCGGCTTCGACACCGCCCTGGCCGACCACCGGCAGCCCCGCGCCATGGCCGAATGGGCGCGGATGGGCGTGGTGCGGGCGAGCGGCGGCGGGCTGCCGGGCAGCCCCGGGGATTGGGCGATCGTCATTCCTGGGCTTTCGCGCGGGGATGACCAGGCCTTCGTCGTGGGCGCCAACTTCATGGCGATCCGCCGCTACAATCCGTCCAACTTCTACGCGACGGCTGTAGGATTACTGTCGGATCGGGTGGCGTGA
- a CDS encoding MmgE/PrpD family protein, with translation MTAVTATFARYAANIRHEDLPAEVETRTRFLILDLLGNIVRGRHDAESSQPLMAAARAMGLAHGNHAVFGETSRWSPAGAALLNGAFAHSLDFDDTHAAGTLHPGAPVIPAALAAAEICGASGKDIIAAIVAGYEVTNRLAVALPGGDHYDRGYHPTATCGVFGGAAAAGRVFGLSEAQIADALGIALSQSAGSLQFLANGAWTKRFQVGWAAMAGLSAALLAREGFRGAAEALEGKAGFLRAYAPNPNPERAIRNLGTEFELMETAVKPYPSCRYGHANVDAALALRAEHGLKAEEIESVTMGLPNKGMLLVGAPLAYKQHPKNVVDGQFSGPFVVACALAHGHFGWDSYPKMDAPELRALMPKITCEEDPEIQAEFPANMSGKLTIRARGQVFVKKVVVPKGEPANFLTEAELRAKFHGLADAVLGAEGAKALADAVVSLASAPDVHGLMRLGAPQAALRLAGE, from the coding sequence ATGACCGCCGTGACAGCCACCTTCGCCCGCTATGCCGCGAATATCCGCCATGAGGACCTGCCGGCCGAGGTCGAGACGCGGACGCGCTTCCTCATCCTGGACCTGCTCGGCAACATCGTCCGTGGCCGGCATGATGCCGAAAGCAGCCAGCCCCTGATGGCGGCCGCGCGGGCGATGGGCCTCGCCCACGGCAACCACGCCGTCTTCGGCGAGACCAGCCGCTGGTCCCCCGCGGGGGCCGCGCTGCTGAACGGCGCCTTCGCCCACAGCCTCGATTTCGACGACACGCATGCCGCGGGCACCCTGCACCCGGGCGCCCCGGTCATCCCGGCGGCCCTCGCCGCCGCCGAGATCTGCGGCGCCTCGGGCAAGGACATCATCGCCGCGATCGTGGCCGGCTATGAGGTGACGAACCGCCTGGCCGTGGCGCTTCCGGGCGGCGACCATTACGACCGCGGCTACCATCCGACCGCCACCTGCGGCGTCTTCGGCGGGGCGGCGGCCGCCGGCCGCGTCTTTGGCCTCAGCGAGGCGCAGATCGCCGATGCGCTGGGCATCGCCCTCAGCCAATCGGCCGGGAGCCTGCAATTCCTCGCCAATGGGGCCTGGACCAAGCGGTTCCAGGTGGGCTGGGCGGCCATGGCCGGCCTCTCCGCGGCACTCCTGGCGCGCGAGGGCTTCCGCGGGGCTGCCGAGGCGCTTGAGGGCAAGGCCGGGTTCCTGCGCGCCTATGCGCCGAATCCGAACCCTGAGCGCGCCATCCGCAACCTGGGCACCGAGTTCGAGCTGATGGAGACGGCGGTGAAGCCCTATCCCTCCTGCCGCTACGGCCATGCCAATGTGGATGCGGCGCTGGCGCTGCGCGCCGAACACGGGCTGAAGGCCGAGGAGATCGAGAGCGTCACCATGGGCCTGCCCAACAAGGGCATGCTGCTGGTCGGCGCGCCACTGGCCTACAAGCAGCACCCGAAGAATGTGGTGGACGGCCAGTTCTCCGGCCCCTTCGTCGTCGCCTGCGCCCTCGCCCACGGCCATTTCGGATGGGACAGCTACCCGAAGATGGATGCGCCCGAGCTGCGCGCCCTCATGCCCAAGATCACCTGCGAGGAAGACCCCGAGATCCAGGCGGAGTTCCCGGCCAACATGTCGGGCAAGCTCACCATCCGCGCCCGCGGCCAGGTCTTCGTGAAGAAGGTGGTGGTCCCGAAAGGCGAGCCCGCGAACTTCCTGACTGAAGCCGAGCTGCGCGCGAAGTTCCATGGCCTGGCCGATGCCGTGCTCGGCGCCGAGGGCGCCAAGGCGCTGGCCGATGCGGTCGTGAGCCTCGCTTCCGCGCCGGATGTGCATGGACTGATGCGCCTCGGCGCGCCGCAGGCCGCGCTTCGCCTCGCCGGCGAATGA
- a CDS encoding SDR family NAD(P)-dependent oxidoreductase, which translates to MSARVALVTGGGRGIGLATARRFLEEGWQVALLDVNPDVLASGVASLPSPVLELLCDVSDSAAVAEAIRRVRERFGRLDSVVNNAGIAIFKPLLETTEEDWSRVLAVNLTGPFLMTQAAAPLMAEGGGGAIVNIASISGLRASTLRVAYGTSKAALMHLTKQQAVELASLGIRVNAVAPGPVDTAMAKAVHTPEIRADYHAAMPLNRYGLESELAAAIFFLCGDQSHYITGQVIAVDGGFEATGIGLTTLRAERRNL; encoded by the coding sequence ATGAGCGCGCGCGTCGCCCTCGTCACCGGGGGCGGGCGGGGCATCGGCCTCGCCACCGCGCGTCGCTTCCTCGAGGAGGGCTGGCAGGTCGCCCTCCTCGACGTGAATCCGGATGTGCTGGCGAGCGGGGTGGCGTCCCTCCCCTCGCCCGTTCTCGAACTCCTTTGCGATGTCTCGGATTCGGCGGCCGTCGCCGAGGCCATCCGCCGCGTGCGCGAGCGCTTCGGGCGGCTGGATTCGGTGGTGAACAACGCCGGCATCGCCATCTTCAAGCCGCTGCTGGAGACGACGGAGGAGGATTGGAGCCGCGTCCTCGCCGTCAACCTCACCGGGCCCTTCCTGATGACGCAGGCGGCGGCGCCCCTGATGGCCGAGGGCGGCGGCGGCGCCATCGTCAACATCGCCTCCATCTCGGGCCTGCGTGCCTCCACGCTGCGCGTCGCCTATGGCACCAGCAAGGCCGCGCTGATGCACCTGACCAAGCAGCAGGCCGTCGAGCTCGCTTCCCTTGGCATCCGCGTGAATGCGGTCGCACCCGGGCCGGTGGACACCGCCATGGCCAAGGCGGTCCATACCCCCGAGATCCGCGCCGACTACCACGCCGCCATGCCGCTCAACCGGTACGGCCTCGAGAGTGAGTTGGCGGCGGCCATCTTCTTCCTCTGCGGCGACCAGTCCCACTACATCACCGGCCAGGTCATCGCCGTGGATGGCGGCTTCGAGGCGACGGGCATCGGCCTGACCACGCTGCGTGCCGAGCGGCGGAACCTCTGA
- a CDS encoding metallophosphoesterase family protein, protein MRIAVISDIHGNLMALEAVLSDLASRGVDATINLGDCVAGPLWPRETFELLADLGIPTVRGNHDRWIVDRPDAQMPPAGLFARQALTEAQRATLHALPATLQFTPDILAVHGTPADDSAYLLEEMTEDGRLAPARRALLAERLGEAAASPVVLCGHSHRQAVVTGPGGGMILNPGSVGCPVFADSPAAAGLEHRSPHARYAVLTRHNGRWGAELLALEYDWDAAARRANELGWPRWARALATGSVE, encoded by the coding sequence ATGCGCATCGCCGTCATCTCCGACATCCACGGCAACCTCATGGCGCTGGAGGCCGTGCTCTCGGACCTCGCGAGCCGGGGCGTGGATGCCACCATCAACCTGGGTGACTGCGTGGCCGGCCCGCTCTGGCCGCGCGAGACCTTCGAACTGCTGGCCGATCTCGGCATCCCGACGGTGCGCGGGAATCACGACCGCTGGATCGTGGATCGCCCGGACGCCCAGATGCCGCCCGCGGGTCTCTTCGCGCGCCAGGCGCTGACCGAGGCGCAGCGCGCCACCCTGCACGCCCTGCCCGCCACGCTGCAATTCACGCCGGACATCCTGGCGGTGCATGGCACGCCCGCCGATGACAGCGCCTATCTGCTGGAGGAAATGACGGAGGACGGACGCCTTGCCCCCGCCCGCCGCGCCCTCCTGGCCGAGCGCCTGGGCGAAGCGGCGGCCTCGCCCGTGGTGCTGTGCGGCCATTCGCACCGGCAGGCGGTGGTGACGGGCCCGGGCGGCGGCATGATCCTGAACCCGGGCAGCGTGGGCTGCCCGGTCTTCGCGGATTCCCCGGCCGCGGCTGGGCTGGAGCATCGCTCGCCACATGCGCGCTATGCGGTGCTCACGCGCCACAATGGCCGTTGGGGGGCGGAACTGCTCGCGCTCGAGTATGACTGGGACGCGGCGGCACGCCGCGCGAATGAGCTGGGCTGGCCGCGCTGGGCGCGCGCGCTGGCCACCGGGAGCGTGGAATGA
- a CDS encoding HpcH/HpaI aldolase family protein, which translates to MKALFAAGKPALGCSLMFPSAPIVEMLGHAGFDWVLLDCEHGSLSLADVELMCMAADAVGITAIGRPRSNSAADIQQILDRGVAGVQIPHINTAEDARRAVAAVKFGPGAGRGMAAGTRPDRWGMGAKMPDFAAQANAHSLVCVQLEHEEAIANAEEILKVPGIDVFFIGPSDLSQSMGHPGNPKAPPVAAAIEATLARIRAAGMTPGMPATTETLPEVLASGCRYIYTHLPRVLGAGAKGFLSAR; encoded by the coding sequence ATGAAGGCCCTTTTTGCGGCGGGGAAGCCGGCACTCGGCTGCTCGCTGATGTTTCCCTCGGCGCCCATCGTCGAGATGCTGGGCCATGCGGGCTTCGACTGGGTGCTGCTGGATTGCGAGCATGGTTCGCTCTCGCTCGCCGATGTGGAACTGATGTGCATGGCCGCCGATGCGGTGGGCATCACCGCCATCGGCCGGCCGCGGAGCAATTCGGCGGCCGATATCCAGCAGATCCTGGACCGCGGCGTGGCGGGCGTGCAGATCCCGCACATCAACACGGCGGAGGATGCGCGCCGTGCCGTCGCCGCCGTGAAGTTCGGCCCCGGTGCCGGCCGTGGCATGGCGGCCGGCACGCGGCCGGATCGCTGGGGGATGGGTGCCAAGATGCCGGATTTCGCCGCGCAGGCGAACGCGCATTCGCTGGTCTGCGTGCAACTCGAGCACGAGGAGGCCATCGCCAATGCCGAGGAGATCCTGAAGGTCCCGGGCATTGATGTCTTTTTCATCGGCCCCTCCGACCTCTCGCAATCCATGGGGCATCCCGGCAATCCGAAGGCGCCGCCGGTCGCGGCCGCGATCGAGGCCACGCTCGCCCGCATCCGCGCCGCGGGGATGACGCCCGGCATGCCCGCCACCACCGAGACGCTGCCTGAGGTGTTGGCAAGCGGCTGCCGCTATATTTACACCCACCTGCCGCGCGTGCTGGGCGCGGGCGCCAAGGGCTTCCTCAGCGCGCGGTGA
- a CDS encoding tyrosine-type recombinase/integrase — protein sequence MAKAAAGLTVAKAKSLLTKGEPGKHAAGGGLYLMVKKPGVAVWAFRFTVAGKLREMGLGPVDLEGRSGGVTLREAQDRAADAKRLLRDGVDPIDQRKAERAAKAEADHSGKTFKEAAEAYIATHGTAWRNPKHRAQWDASLKTYVFPKIGEKAVGQVTRENVLEILRPIWTTKRETARRVRQRVEMIFAFASAQGWLEGINPTPDPKLAMLLLGKVAKDVKHHAALPWQEIAPFMKRLRAQGGTAARALEFTILTAARTGEVIGAKWSEIDLQAGVWTVPGVRMKAKKEHRVPLSVPALALLASMLPLKPEEGDGYVFPGQRKGKGLSNMSMLKTLERMKAGEITAHGFRSTFRDWAGEATAHPREVVEMALAHTIENKVEASYRRGDAFEKRRVLMDEWAAFCDREPGEVVPLRPVAAVVA from the coding sequence ATGGCTAAGGCGGCGGCGGGTCTGACGGTGGCGAAGGCGAAGTCTCTCCTGACCAAAGGCGAGCCTGGGAAGCATGCCGCCGGCGGCGGGCTCTACCTCATGGTGAAGAAGCCTGGCGTGGCGGTTTGGGCCTTCCGGTTCACGGTGGCCGGCAAGCTGCGCGAGATGGGCCTAGGGCCGGTGGACCTGGAAGGGCGCAGCGGTGGCGTCACGCTGCGCGAGGCCCAGGACCGGGCCGCGGACGCAAAGCGCCTCCTCCGCGATGGGGTGGACCCGATTGACCAGCGCAAGGCCGAGCGGGCGGCGAAGGCCGAGGCGGACCATTCGGGCAAGACCTTCAAGGAAGCGGCCGAGGCCTACATCGCCACCCATGGCACCGCTTGGCGGAACCCCAAGCACCGCGCCCAATGGGATGCGAGCCTGAAAACCTACGTCTTCCCCAAGATCGGCGAGAAGGCGGTGGGGCAGGTCACGCGCGAGAACGTGCTGGAGATCCTGCGGCCGATCTGGACGACGAAGCGCGAGACGGCCCGCCGGGTGCGGCAGCGCGTCGAAATGATCTTCGCCTTTGCCTCCGCACAGGGCTGGCTGGAAGGCATAAACCCCACGCCTGACCCCAAGCTGGCCATGCTGCTTCTCGGCAAGGTGGCGAAGGACGTGAAGCACCACGCGGCGCTGCCGTGGCAGGAAATCGCCCCCTTCATGAAGCGGCTGCGCGCCCAAGGTGGGACCGCCGCGCGGGCCCTGGAGTTCACCATCCTGACCGCGGCGCGGACGGGCGAGGTCATCGGCGCGAAGTGGTCCGAGATTGATTTGCAGGCCGGCGTCTGGACGGTGCCGGGCGTGCGGATGAAGGCGAAGAAGGAGCATCGCGTCCCCCTCTCCGTCCCTGCCCTGGCGCTGCTGGCTTCCATGCTGCCCCTCAAGCCTGAGGAGGGCGATGGCTACGTCTTCCCTGGCCAGCGCAAGGGCAAGGGCCTGAGCAACATGTCCATGCTCAAGACCCTGGAGCGGATGAAGGCCGGCGAGATCACGGCCCATGGGTTCCGTTCGACGTTCCGCGATTGGGCGGGCGAGGCCACGGCGCATCCGCGCGAGGTGGTGGAGATGGCCCTGGCGCACACGATCGAGAACAAGGTGGAAGCGTCCTACCGGCGCGGCGATGCCTTCGAGAAGCGGCGCGTCCTGATGGATGAATGGGCCGCGTTCTGCGACCGCGAGCCCGGCGAGGTGGTGCCCCTGCGCCCGGTGGCAGCGGTGGTGGCCTGA
- a CDS encoding phage/plasmid primase, P4 family — translation MDGVREAWLRAKEQLQPSGLDLALDEAKARVQRGTVSFSDDDIAWSFTDRHHAHLLYVPEWGHWLRWDGARWAKDKTLAVYDMVRRVCREHAHAAQFEGKAGNEKGLAIASAQKVAAVERMARSDPRHVREAELFDADPWALNTPGGVVDLRTGELRPHRQSDHFTKVTGSTPAGTCPRWLRFLDEITQGDATVVAYLQRWAGYILTGTTREHAFLVPHGPGGNGKGVMVNTLAGVMGDYATTAPMETFMASQHDRHPTDLAGLRGARLVVAQETEAGRVLAEARVKALTGGDKIAARFMRGDFFEFTPVFKLVMVGNHRPVIRNPDDAMRRRLHLLPLTFKPTHPDHTLPERLKEEMPGILAWAVQGCLAWQREGLGMPEIVRDTTADYFAEQDLLGQWLAERCKIEPATLTASAALFRDWSAWTKDRGENPGTNKAFSAAMEQHHAKRRTREGAMFVGVRLLPSDRGVV, via the coding sequence ATGGATGGCGTGCGAGAGGCTTGGTTGCGCGCCAAGGAGCAACTGCAGCCGAGCGGCCTAGACCTGGCGCTGGATGAGGCCAAGGCGCGCGTGCAGCGCGGGACCGTCTCATTCTCGGATGACGATATCGCCTGGTCCTTCACCGATCGGCACCACGCGCACCTGCTCTACGTCCCCGAATGGGGCCACTGGCTGCGATGGGACGGGGCGCGCTGGGCCAAGGACAAGACACTCGCCGTCTATGACATGGTGCGCCGGGTGTGCCGGGAGCATGCCCATGCGGCGCAGTTCGAGGGCAAGGCCGGCAACGAGAAGGGCCTGGCCATCGCCAGCGCGCAAAAGGTCGCCGCGGTGGAGCGCATGGCACGATCCGACCCGCGCCACGTCCGGGAGGCCGAGCTGTTTGACGCGGACCCCTGGGCGCTGAACACCCCCGGTGGCGTTGTGGATCTTCGGACGGGCGAGCTACGGCCGCACCGGCAATCCGACCACTTCACCAAGGTGACGGGCTCCACGCCCGCCGGCACCTGCCCCCGGTGGCTGCGCTTCCTGGATGAGATCACGCAAGGGGATGCGACCGTTGTCGCCTACCTGCAGCGGTGGGCCGGCTACATCTTGACCGGCACCACGCGGGAGCATGCGTTCCTCGTTCCCCACGGGCCGGGCGGCAATGGCAAGGGCGTGATGGTCAACACCCTGGCCGGCGTCATGGGGGATTATGCCACGACCGCGCCCATGGAGACCTTCATGGCCAGTCAGCACGATCGCCACCCGACCGACCTAGCCGGGCTGCGTGGCGCGCGCCTGGTTGTGGCGCAAGAGACCGAGGCGGGCCGGGTGCTGGCCGAGGCGCGGGTCAAGGCGCTGACCGGTGGCGACAAGATCGCGGCGCGCTTCATGCGTGGCGACTTCTTTGAGTTCACGCCCGTCTTCAAGCTGGTGATGGTCGGCAATCACCGGCCTGTCATCCGCAACCCGGACGACGCCATGCGGCGGCGCCTCCACCTGCTGCCCCTCACCTTCAAGCCAACCCACCCGGACCACACGCTGCCCGAACGCCTCAAGGAGGAGATGCCGGGCATCCTCGCCTGGGCTGTCCAGGGGTGCCTCGCCTGGCAGCGCGAGGGCCTGGGCATGCCCGAGATCGTCCGGGACACCACGGCGGACTACTTCGCGGAGCAAGACCTTCTCGGCCAATGGCTGGCCGAGCGGTGCAAGATCGAGCCTGCCACCCTGACGGCATCGGCGGCGCTGTTCCGCGACTGGTCCGCCTGGACGAAGGACCGGGGCGAGAACCCAGGGACCAACAAGGCATTTTCGGCGGCGATGGAGCAACACCACGCCAAGCGGCGGACCAGGGAGGGCGCCATGTTCGTGGGCGTGCGCCTCCTCCCTTCCGATCGAGGGGTGGTCTGA
- a CDS encoding DUF5681 domain-containing protein yields the protein MDDVLDGATCPENPAEYRDQRGRFQPGNPGRPPGSKHPALKLLDQIGEDNAEAIMQTLCEKAKGGDVRAAEVLLTRLWPARKGRPVTFDLGKLETAKDAADAAAAVLREVAVGKLSPEEGAAIAGLLAAHRDATQMAEMEARLERLEAIRGAGR from the coding sequence ATGGATGATGTTCTGGACGGGGCGACCTGCCCCGAAAATCCGGCCGAGTATCGGGACCAGCGCGGGCGGTTTCAGCCTGGCAATCCGGGCCGTCCGCCGGGCAGCAAGCACCCGGCATTGAAGCTGCTCGACCAGATCGGCGAGGACAACGCGGAAGCGATCATGCAGACCCTCTGCGAGAAGGCGAAGGGCGGCGATGTGCGGGCGGCGGAAGTGCTGCTGACGCGCCTATGGCCCGCCCGGAAGGGCCGCCCCGTCACCTTCGACCTGGGCAAGCTGGAGACGGCGAAGGACGCGGCCGATGCGGCGGCGGCGGTGCTGCGCGAGGTCGCGGTGGGCAAGCTCTCGCCCGAGGAGGGCGCGGCTATCGCCGGGCTGCTCGCCGCGCATCGTGACGCCACGCAGATGGCCGAGATGGAAGCCCGGCTGGAGCGGCTGGAAGCCATCCGGGGGGCGGGCCGATGA
- a CDS encoding restriction endonuclease has product MLPVLEIGAKGESSVPLAADEIGQRFGLTAEEREQMLPSGKQRILHNRLHWAKFYLTKAGLLESPKRGRFVITDAGRKVLASPPPELNTKYLLAIPAFRDFYRGEEEAGAAHPVMEVEPPVATPEEVVDAAHKALQAALRDELLGRILQNSPAFFEQLIVELLVAMGYGGSRLNAAEQLGKSGDGGVDGVINEDVLGLDRVYVQAKRHAPGSTIGRPEIQAFTGSLVGLGASKGVFVTTSAFSAQAIDFASRIPQRVVLINGKRLTELMVEHGVGVRISRTVEFKRLDEDFFSEEE; this is encoded by the coding sequence ATGCTGCCGGTTCTCGAGATCGGCGCGAAGGGTGAGTCCTCGGTTCCTTTGGCAGCCGACGAGATTGGACAGCGCTTTGGTCTCACCGCCGAAGAACGCGAGCAAATGCTCCCCAGCGGAAAGCAGCGGATCCTGCACAACCGGCTGCACTGGGCCAAATTTTATCTGACCAAGGCAGGTTTGCTCGAAAGCCCAAAGCGGGGCCGCTTTGTGATTACCGATGCGGGCAGAAAAGTGCTCGCCAGCCCGCCGCCAGAGCTCAATACGAAATACCTACTGGCAATCCCGGCCTTCCGCGACTTCTACCGCGGCGAGGAGGAAGCCGGTGCCGCCCATCCGGTCATGGAGGTGGAGCCACCGGTCGCGACACCCGAAGAAGTCGTTGACGCTGCCCATAAAGCCCTTCAGGCGGCACTGCGCGATGAACTCTTGGGAAGAATCCTGCAGAATAGCCCTGCCTTCTTTGAGCAATTGATCGTCGAACTTCTGGTGGCCATGGGCTACGGGGGATCGCGTCTGAATGCTGCGGAGCAGCTCGGCAAGTCCGGTGATGGCGGCGTCGATGGCGTGATCAATGAGGACGTCCTCGGTCTCGATCGGGTCTATGTGCAGGCCAAGCGGCACGCGCCTGGCAGCACCATCGGGCGGCCGGAGATCCAGGCATTTACCGGTAGCCTCGTCGGCCTCGGCGCCTCGAAGGGGGTCTTTGTGACGACCTCCGCGTTCTCGGCCCAGGCCATCGACTTTGCATCGAGGATCCCGCAGCGCGTGGTGCTGATCAACGGGAAGCGCTTAACCGAACTGATGGTCGAGCACGGTGTCGGGGTGCGAATCAGCCGAACCGTTGAGTTCAAGCGTCTCGACGAAGATTTTTTCTCGGAGGAGGAGTGA